Proteins co-encoded in one Kutzneria chonburiensis genomic window:
- a CDS encoding glycosyl hydrolase family 18 protein: MRKLALLSATLLTLGAAVALAPQAAATTGLTATFTASAGGGKYVVANSTAAAITGWSIAFDLPAGVTASNPQNGTLTQAGTHVTATPAYYINTVAAHGNTEPYSLSFSLSSAAAPTNCLLNGVNCDGSGGTTPPPSASLTAQYSQSGSTGKYVVANNSDTDLKSWSLAFDLPSGTTVSNGQNGTVTQTGTHVVASPAYYNTVVKAHSSTEPYSLTFTVTGSGSPQKCRVNDVKCDGSADAPPGAPTNLHATAKTTKTVLLAWNAATAGDLPVAGYDVFNGSALAASVTGTSTAIAGLTPKTAYTFTVKAKDTHGTSSAASAPVTVTTNDPSADTQPPSAPTNLAVTGKDSVSISLSWSASTDNTGVVSYDVFNGSAVATTVTGTSATVTGLSPSTQYTFSVKARDGYDNVSAASNAVTASTTDVIGSGYAKVGYFVQWGIYGRQYFVKNLVTTGAAAKLTHLLYAFENIDPVNLTCLSGVTRGTTADPEDPSQGDGAGDADADYGRPFAAAQAVNGVADDGFAPLRGNLNQLKELKALYPNLKILVSIGGWTYSKYFSDVAKTDASRKKFVASCLDTWIKGNLPVTEGAGGAGVAAGIFDGVDIDWEWPGDANGHPGNHYNAADKANLTALLAEFRTELDALGAANGKRYQLSAFTPADPTKVSEGWDLPQTARSLDMFNVQGYDFHGSGSDNSWEPNQTGDQANLYPASNDPYSFHFSVDGAVQTYLAAGVNPRKMTVGIPFYGRGWQGVTDGGAHGEWQAAHGAAPGQFAEEAGTRGYSNLIGAVPMTVYHNTQAVATYGYDGNQWWSFDDTWSIGQKMAYIKSKGLLGAMIWEMSGDTGTLMSAVDGGLH, encoded by the coding sequence TGACCCAGGCCGGCACGCATGTCACGGCCACTCCCGCGTACTACATCAACACCGTTGCCGCGCATGGCAACACCGAGCCGTACAGCCTGTCCTTCTCCCTCAGCTCGGCCGCCGCGCCGACCAACTGCCTGCTCAACGGCGTCAACTGCGATGGGTCCGGTGGAACGACCCCGCCGCCGTCGGCGTCCTTGACCGCGCAGTACTCGCAGTCCGGGTCCACCGGAAAGTACGTGGTGGCCAACAACTCCGACACCGACCTGAAGTCGTGGTCGCTGGCCTTCGACCTCCCGAGCGGGACAACGGTCAGCAATGGCCAGAACGGCACCGTGACCCAGACCGGCACCCATGTGGTGGCCAGTCCGGCCTACTACAACACGGTGGTGAAGGCCCACAGCAGCACCGAGCCCTACAGCCTGACGTTCACCGTCACCGGTTCGGGCAGCCCACAGAAATGCCGGGTCAACGACGTGAAGTGCGACGGATCCGCCGACGCGCCACCGGGTGCGCCGACCAACCTGCACGCCACGGCCAAGACCACCAAGACCGTGCTGCTGGCCTGGAATGCCGCCACCGCAGGGGATCTGCCCGTCGCCGGCTACGACGTGTTCAACGGTTCCGCGTTGGCCGCTTCGGTGACTGGCACGTCCACGGCGATCGCCGGCCTGACGCCGAAGACTGCGTACACCTTCACAGTCAAGGCCAAGGACACGCATGGCACGTCATCGGCGGCGAGCGCGCCAGTCACCGTGACGACCAACGACCCCTCGGCCGACACGCAACCTCCTTCCGCGCCAACGAATCTGGCCGTGACCGGCAAGGATTCGGTGTCCATCTCACTGAGTTGGTCGGCCTCCACCGACAACACCGGTGTGGTGTCGTACGACGTGTTCAACGGATCCGCTGTCGCCACCACCGTCACTGGCACCTCCGCGACGGTGACCGGTCTCAGTCCGTCCACTCAGTACACATTCAGCGTGAAGGCCCGTGACGGCTACGACAACGTGTCCGCGGCCAGCAATGCCGTCACCGCAAGCACAACCGACGTGATCGGCAGCGGTTACGCCAAGGTCGGCTACTTCGTGCAGTGGGGCATCTACGGCCGCCAGTACTTCGTCAAGAACCTGGTGACCACTGGCGCGGCAGCGAAGCTGACGCATCTGCTGTATGCCTTCGAGAACATCGACCCGGTCAATCTGACGTGTCTGAGTGGCGTCACTCGCGGCACCACAGCCGATCCCGAGGACCCCAGCCAGGGCGACGGGGCCGGCGACGCCGACGCCGACTACGGCCGGCCGTTCGCCGCGGCCCAGGCCGTGAACGGCGTTGCCGACGACGGTTTCGCGCCACTGCGTGGAAACCTCAACCAGCTCAAGGAACTCAAGGCGCTCTACCCCAACCTGAAGATCCTGGTTTCCATCGGCGGCTGGACGTACTCCAAGTACTTCTCCGACGTGGCCAAGACCGACGCGTCGCGCAAGAAGTTCGTGGCCTCGTGCCTGGACACGTGGATCAAGGGCAACCTGCCCGTCACCGAGGGGGCCGGCGGGGCCGGTGTCGCGGCCGGCATCTTCGACGGCGTCGACATCGACTGGGAATGGCCGGGCGACGCCAACGGTCATCCCGGCAACCACTACAACGCCGCGGACAAGGCCAATCTGACCGCACTGCTGGCCGAGTTCCGTACCGAGCTCGACGCTCTCGGCGCTGCCAACGGCAAGCGGTACCAGCTGTCCGCGTTCACTCCCGCCGACCCGACCAAGGTCAGCGAGGGCTGGGACCTGCCGCAGACCGCTCGATCCTTGGACATGTTCAACGTGCAGGGCTACGACTTCCACGGCTCCGGCAGCGACAACTCGTGGGAGCCCAACCAGACCGGCGACCAGGCCAACCTGTACCCGGCCAGCAACGACCCGTACTCGTTCCACTTCAGCGTGGACGGCGCCGTGCAGACCTATCTGGCGGCGGGGGTCAATCCCCGGAAGATGACCGTGGGCATCCCGTTCTACGGTCGAGGTTGGCAGGGCGTCACCGATGGCGGCGCCCATGGTGAATGGCAGGCCGCACATGGGGCCGCGCCAGGACAGTTCGCCGAGGAGGCCGGAACTCGGGGCTACAGCAACCTGATCGGCGCCGTGCCCATGACCGTCTACCACAACACCCAGGCCGTCGCGACGTACGGCTATGACGGCAACCAGTGGTGGTCGTTCGACGACACCTGGTCCATCGGACAGAAGATGGCCTACATCAAGAGCAAGGGCCTGCTCGGCGCGATGATCTGGGAGATGTCCGGCGACACCGGCACCCTGATGTCCGCAGTGGACGGTGGTCTGCACTGA
- a CDS encoding aminodeoxychorismate lyase codes for MRVLAFLDGTTADPEAPLLRVDDLGLLRGDGVFETILVVDGKPRELAPHLDRLDRSAAMLELPEPDRAGWERAVDAVINNWSGGKDMALKLVLTRGNEYGDGTPTAFAMGLPIADKVLKQRAEGIAVVTLERGFEPGLAQRAPWLLLGAKSLSYAVNMAAVRYAAREGADDVIFTAADGSVLEGPTSTLVLVRDRTLVTPPSTIGILPGTTQAALFRAAERAGWSIKVEPIPAADLLEAEGLFLVSSVRCVTRIHTLDGQQLKDSSALLRELTALYESEY; via the coding sequence ATGCGCGTGCTGGCCTTCCTGGACGGAACGACCGCGGACCCCGAGGCCCCGCTGCTGCGGGTGGACGACCTCGGTCTGCTCCGCGGCGACGGTGTGTTCGAGACGATCCTGGTGGTCGACGGCAAGCCGAGGGAGCTGGCTCCGCACCTGGACCGGCTGGACCGCTCGGCGGCCATGCTGGAACTGCCCGAGCCGGACCGGGCCGGCTGGGAGCGGGCGGTCGACGCGGTGATCAACAACTGGTCGGGCGGCAAGGACATGGCGCTCAAGCTGGTGCTGACCCGCGGCAACGAGTACGGCGACGGCACGCCGACGGCGTTCGCGATGGGCCTGCCGATCGCCGACAAGGTGCTCAAGCAGCGGGCCGAAGGCATCGCGGTGGTCACGCTGGAGCGCGGCTTCGAGCCGGGCCTGGCCCAGCGCGCCCCGTGGCTGCTGCTCGGGGCGAAGTCGCTGTCCTACGCGGTGAACATGGCCGCGGTGCGCTACGCGGCCCGTGAGGGCGCGGACGACGTGATCTTCACGGCGGCCGACGGTTCGGTGCTGGAAGGCCCGACCTCGACGCTGGTCCTGGTCCGCGACCGCACGCTGGTCACGCCGCCGTCGACGATCGGCATCCTGCCCGGCACCACCCAGGCGGCGCTGTTCCGCGCGGCCGAGCGGGCCGGCTGGTCGATCAAGGTGGAGCCGATCCCGGCCGCCGACCTGCTCGAGGCCGAAGGCCTGTTCCTGGTGTCCAGCGTCCGCTGCGTGACCCGCATCCACACCCTGGACGGCCAGCAGCTCAAGGACTCCAGCGCCCTGCTGCGTGAGCTGACCGCGCTCTACGAGTCGGAGTACTGA
- a CDS encoding Fur family transcriptional regulator, translated as METVSPEEAARLRRTLHERGLRMTPQRQLVLDAVRELEHATPEQICQRVQRVTPTVNITTVYRTLELLEKLRLVRHTHLGHGAPSYSVEEHEHVHLVCHNCGQVDEVPCDLLDDLASRLSRGRGFQLDASHLALSGLCRQCSSSEESV; from the coding sequence GTGGAGACCGTGAGCCCCGAGGAGGCCGCGCGGCTGCGCCGCACGCTGCACGAGCGCGGGCTGCGGATGACCCCTCAGCGACAGTTGGTGCTGGACGCCGTCCGTGAGCTCGAGCACGCCACGCCCGAGCAGATCTGCCAGCGGGTGCAGCGCGTGACGCCGACCGTGAACATCACCACCGTCTACCGGACCCTTGAGCTGTTGGAGAAGCTGCGCCTGGTCCGGCACACCCATCTCGGCCATGGCGCGCCGTCCTACTCCGTCGAGGAGCACGAGCACGTGCACCTCGTCTGCCACAACTGCGGGCAGGTCGACGAGGTGCCGTGCGACCTGCTGGACGACCTGGCCAGCCGGCTCAGCCGCGGCCGTGGCTTCCAGCTCGACGCCAGCCATCTCGCTTTGTCCGGCCTGTGCCGGCAGTGTTCTTCTTCTGAGGAGTCTGTGTGA
- a CDS encoding YgfZ/GcvT domain-containing protein has protein sequence MTAVDAPAGSVDAGVPWHYGDPFAEQRFAARSAVVVDRSNREVIAVPGEDRLTWLHNLTSQHVLDLRDGETTELLVLDVQGRVEHHAVLTDFDGTAWLDVEPGTGKALLAYLSSMKFWSKVEPRDATSEIAVLSVVGPATPSLVTFGGLVRPMPWGADLLVPRASKDAEFTRLVDAGARPAGSLAFEALRVELLRPRLGVDTDDRTIPHEARWIGTAVHLNKGCYRGQETVSKVENVGRPPRRLLLLHLDGSLDALPETGDPVTLDGKVVGRIGSAVRHHELGPIALALIKRSVPLDAALLAGPAEEPVAASIDPDSVPPDNAALGREAVRNLGR, from the coding sequence GTGACCGCCGTTGACGCCCCCGCCGGTTCTGTCGATGCCGGTGTGCCGTGGCACTACGGCGACCCCTTCGCCGAGCAGCGGTTCGCCGCTCGTTCGGCGGTCGTCGTCGACCGCTCCAACCGTGAGGTCATCGCCGTGCCCGGCGAGGACCGGCTGACGTGGTTGCACAACCTGACCAGTCAGCACGTGCTCGACCTTCGTGACGGCGAGACCACCGAGCTGTTGGTGCTCGACGTTCAGGGCCGGGTCGAGCACCATGCCGTGCTCACCGACTTCGACGGCACCGCTTGGCTTGACGTCGAGCCCGGCACCGGCAAGGCGCTGCTGGCGTACCTGTCGTCGATGAAGTTCTGGTCGAAGGTCGAGCCCCGGGACGCCACCTCCGAGATCGCCGTGCTGTCCGTCGTCGGTCCCGCGACTCCGTCGTTGGTCACCTTCGGCGGCCTCGTCCGTCCCATGCCGTGGGGCGCCGACCTGCTCGTCCCCCGGGCGTCGAAGGACGCCGAGTTCACCCGATTGGTTGACGCCGGGGCCCGGCCCGCCGGCTCGTTGGCCTTCGAGGCCCTCCGCGTCGAGCTGCTCCGCCCCCGTCTGGGCGTCGACACCGACGACCGGACCATTCCGCACGAGGCCCGGTGGATCGGCACCGCCGTGCACCTCAACAAGGGCTGCTACCGAGGTCAGGAGACCGTCTCCAAGGTCGAGAACGTCGGCCGCCCGCCCCGTCGGCTCCTGCTCCTCCACCTCGACGGTTCTCTGGACGCCCTTCCCGAGACCGGCGACCCCGTCACCCTCGACGGCAAGGTCGTCGGCCGCATCGGCTCCGCCGTCCGCCACCACGAGCTCGGCCCCATCGCCTTGGCCTTGATCAAGCGCTCGGTTCCGTTGGACGCCGCCCTGCTCGCCGGCCCTGCCGAGGAACCGGTCGCCGCCTCCATCGACCCCGACTCCGTTCCCCCGGACAACGCCGCCCTCGGCCGCGAAGCCGTCCGCAACCTGGGGCGATAG
- a CDS encoding 3-keto-5-aminohexanoate cleavage protein, producing MSALTSPGTLITVAPTGAEHAKADVPNLPVTLDELVSTAKDCERVGASMIHVHIRGTDTKPTLDLGLLKATVSALRAETDLVVQLSTGGAVTDPEENRLRVLEAGPDSASCTMGTVNFGDDVFMNRWEFIVELHKRMRDRGIVPEYEIFDLGQLTSLKRLLDQHGLPAGGHVHVDLVMGVPGGMPGDTETLAAALRAIPDGATFSATGIGRSSIPVMFAALSAGGHLRVGMEDTVSYARGERVRDNAQLVARASGLARIAQRPPMAADEVRKLLGVQRSG from the coding sequence ATGTCAGCGCTGACTTCGCCCGGCACCCTGATCACCGTCGCCCCGACCGGGGCCGAGCATGCCAAGGCCGATGTGCCGAATCTGCCGGTGACCCTGGACGAGCTGGTGAGCACGGCCAAGGACTGCGAGCGGGTGGGCGCGTCGATGATCCACGTGCACATCCGGGGCACGGACACGAAGCCGACGCTGGACCTGGGGCTGCTCAAGGCGACGGTGTCGGCGCTGCGGGCGGAGACGGACCTGGTGGTGCAGCTGTCCACCGGGGGCGCGGTGACGGACCCGGAGGAGAACCGGCTGCGGGTGCTCGAAGCGGGCCCGGACTCGGCCTCCTGCACGATGGGCACCGTCAACTTCGGCGACGACGTGTTCATGAACCGCTGGGAGTTCATCGTCGAACTGCACAAGCGGATGCGGGACCGGGGCATCGTGCCGGAGTACGAGATCTTCGACCTCGGCCAGTTGACGAGTCTGAAAAGGCTGCTGGACCAGCATGGGCTGCCGGCCGGTGGGCACGTGCACGTGGACCTGGTGATGGGGGTTCCGGGAGGCATGCCGGGCGACACCGAGACGCTGGCGGCGGCGCTGCGGGCGATCCCGGACGGGGCGACGTTCTCGGCGACGGGGATCGGCCGCTCCTCCATACCGGTGATGTTCGCGGCGCTCTCGGCGGGCGGGCATCTGCGTGTGGGGATGGAGGACACGGTGTCCTACGCCCGGGGCGAACGGGTCCGCGACAACGCTCAGCTGGTGGCCAGGGCCAGTGGCCTCGCCCGGATAGCCCAGCGCCCGCCGATGGCCGCGGACGAGGTCCGCAAGCTGCTCGGAGTGCAACGGTCCGGTTGA
- a CDS encoding aerial mycelium formation protein — protein sequence MIEVRPGGRRRIDRVLAPDYTAGVEQRPLDEVRALRDETAQEETDLSYLRRLLHARIDIVKAEQQRRVEGSGASVVDRLVSILSENAVGPATGLGRYQTMEPSRAEAHRRHVEALVSDVDLSDVASLSDEKLDQARQAFVAEEASVSARRREVQTVMDRLNAEIAGRYQRGSASVDELLANERTPATRSKRGMKAPFLNSEFRNGPFQT from the coding sequence GTGATCGAGGTCCGTCCTGGCGGGCGGCGGCGCATCGACCGGGTGCTCGCGCCGGACTACACGGCCGGTGTCGAGCAGCGTCCGCTCGATGAGGTCCGCGCGCTGCGCGATGAGACGGCGCAGGAGGAGACCGACCTGTCCTACCTGCGTCGGCTGCTGCACGCCCGAATCGACATCGTGAAGGCGGAGCAGCAGCGCAGAGTCGAGGGCAGCGGCGCGTCCGTGGTGGACCGGCTGGTGTCGATCCTGTCCGAGAACGCGGTCGGCCCGGCCACGGGTCTCGGCCGCTACCAGACGATGGAGCCGTCTCGCGCCGAGGCGCACCGCCGGCACGTCGAGGCCCTGGTGTCGGACGTGGACCTGTCGGACGTGGCGTCCCTGTCGGACGAGAAGCTGGACCAGGCCCGCCAGGCCTTCGTGGCCGAGGAGGCCTCGGTGTCGGCCCGCCGCCGCGAGGTGCAGACGGTGATGGACCGGCTCAACGCCGAGATCGCCGGCCGCTACCAGCGCGGCAGCGCCTCGGTCGACGAGCTCCTGGCCAACGAGCGAACCCCCGCGACGCGGAGTAAACGCGGCATGAAAGCGCCGTTCCTAAACTCCGAGTTTCGGAACGGTCCGTTCCAAACTTGA
- a CDS encoding DUF3073 domain-containing protein — protein sequence MGRGRAKAKQTKVARELKYSSHNTDFDALQRELSGGEQSAVGPPDDEQTDDPYDDDYDDYRR from the coding sequence ATGGGGCGCGGCCGAGCGAAGGCCAAGCAAACGAAGGTGGCCCGAGAGCTCAAGTACAGCTCCCACAACACGGACTTCGACGCGCTGCAGCGTGAGCTGTCGGGCGGCGAGCAGTCCGCGGTGGGTCCGCCGGACGATGAGCAGACGGACGACCCGTACGACGACGATTACGACGACTACCGTCGTTGA
- the iolD gene encoding 3D-(3,5/4)-trihydroxycyclohexane-1,2-dione acylhydrolase (decyclizing) — translation MRLTTAQALVRWMIAQRTELHDLTEAPLFPGVFAIFGHGNVLGLGTALEEHRDELPVWRGHNEQGMALAAVGYAKATDRRQVGVATTSIGPGALNLVTAAGVAHANRLPLLLLPGDTFTSRAPDPVLQQIEPFHDGTASVNDAFRAVSRYFDRITRPEQLLAALPQVARVLTDPADCGPVTLALPQDVQAEVYDFPEALFEPVVHRVLRPRPDLRAARDAATLIKESSRPLLVLGGGVRYSGAVDHAIGFAEKYGIPVTETTAGRTLIAHDHPLHAGPLGVTGSSSGNELAAEADLVIAVGTRLQDFTTASWTVFSPDVRLVSVNAARFDAVKHGGQAVVADARTGLVEFQTWLDDWQAPAEWTARAQTARASWDAHIDKLRAPSDTLTYAQVVGMVNDQSGPADYVMTASGGLPGELIGGWRASGPATMDVEYGFSCMGYEIAGAWGAAMARPSGVVTTLLGDGSYLMLNSELFSAAFAGHGFVAVVCDNDGYAVIHRLQTGQGAAGYNNMYADCRTSLAEPPRVDFAAHAQALGCAVFPADAGSFPARYAAAREAAAQGKVAVVTVRTHPSSWTEAGAWWEVGVPEAAHRPEVLAARAELDEAKSHQVRYLRQP, via the coding sequence GGGCACGGCAACGTGCTCGGCCTCGGCACCGCGCTCGAGGAGCACCGCGACGAGCTGCCGGTATGGCGTGGGCACAACGAGCAGGGCATGGCCCTGGCCGCCGTCGGCTACGCCAAGGCCACCGACCGCCGCCAGGTCGGCGTGGCCACCACGTCCATCGGTCCCGGCGCGCTCAACCTGGTCACCGCGGCCGGTGTCGCGCACGCCAACCGCCTGCCGCTGCTCCTGCTGCCCGGCGACACCTTCACCAGCCGCGCGCCCGACCCCGTGTTGCAGCAGATCGAGCCCTTCCATGACGGCACCGCCAGCGTCAACGACGCCTTCCGGGCAGTCAGCCGGTACTTCGATCGCATCACCCGTCCCGAGCAGCTGCTGGCGGCGTTGCCGCAGGTCGCGCGGGTCCTTACCGACCCGGCTGACTGCGGTCCGGTGACGCTGGCGCTGCCGCAGGACGTGCAGGCCGAGGTCTACGACTTCCCTGAGGCGCTGTTCGAGCCGGTCGTGCATCGCGTGCTGCGGCCGCGGCCCGACCTCCGGGCGGCCCGGGACGCCGCCACGTTGATCAAGGAGTCATCCCGTCCGCTGCTGGTGCTCGGTGGCGGCGTCCGCTACTCCGGGGCCGTCGACCACGCTATCGGCTTCGCCGAGAAGTACGGGATCCCGGTCACCGAGACCACAGCCGGCCGCACCCTGATCGCCCACGACCACCCCCTGCACGCCGGCCCGCTCGGCGTCACCGGCTCCAGCTCCGGCAACGAGCTCGCCGCCGAAGCCGACCTGGTCATCGCCGTCGGCACCCGGCTGCAGGACTTCACCACGGCGTCGTGGACGGTGTTCTCCCCGGACGTCCGGCTCGTCAGCGTGAACGCGGCCCGCTTCGACGCCGTCAAGCACGGCGGCCAGGCCGTCGTCGCCGACGCCCGCACCGGGCTGGTCGAGTTCCAGACCTGGCTCGACGACTGGCAGGCGCCGGCCGAGTGGACCGCGCGGGCCCAGACCGCCCGGGCTTCGTGGGACGCCCACATCGACAAGCTGCGGGCCCCCTCGGACACGCTCACGTATGCCCAGGTCGTCGGCATGGTCAACGATCAGTCCGGGCCTGCCGACTACGTGATGACCGCCTCCGGCGGCCTGCCCGGCGAGCTCATCGGCGGCTGGCGCGCTTCCGGGCCGGCCACCATGGACGTCGAGTACGGCTTCTCGTGCATGGGCTACGAGATCGCCGGCGCGTGGGGCGCGGCCATGGCCCGGCCTTCCGGCGTTGTAACAACCTTGCTCGGTGATGGGTCTTACCTGATGCTCAACTCCGAGCTCTTCAGCGCCGCCTTCGCCGGCCACGGCTTCGTCGCCGTCGTCTGCGACAACGACGGCTACGCCGTCATCCACCGGCTCCAGACCGGCCAGGGGGCCGCCGGCTACAACAACATGTACGCCGACTGCCGGACCTCACTGGCCGAGCCCCCTCGCGTCGACTTCGCCGCCCACGCCCAGGCCCTCGGCTGCGCCGTCTTCCCCGCCGACGCCGGCTCCTTCCCCGCCCGGTACGCCGCGGCGCGGGAGGCCGCCGCTCAGGGCAAGGTCGCCGTCGTGACCGTGCGGACCCATCCCTCCTCCTGGACCGAGGCCGGCGCGTGGTGGGAGGTCGGCGTGCCCGAGGCGGCCCACCGCCCCGAGGTGCTGGCGGCCCGGGCCGAGCTCGACGAGGCCAAGTCCCACCAGGTCCGCTACCTGCGCCAACCCTAG